One window of Bacillus sp. THAF10 genomic DNA carries:
- a CDS encoding HD domain-containing protein gives MNMVEKAIVFAAVAHKNQTRKGTEIPYVTHPFAVGMLLQGAGCSEEVVAAGILHDTLEDTEATYEGLTEEFGSTVADLVAAASENDKSLSWEKRKQHTIDLLIDTSKEEMQVIVADKLHNLRSIRTDIQQKGDKIWERFNRGKEDQHWYYASIVKALADRKENFTLISELEAEVNEVFGSTT, from the coding sequence ATGAATATGGTAGAAAAAGCGATTGTTTTTGCTGCAGTGGCACATAAGAATCAAACCAGAAAGGGAACGGAGATACCGTATGTTACACACCCTTTTGCGGTTGGAATGCTGTTGCAAGGGGCAGGCTGCTCCGAAGAAGTGGTTGCAGCGGGTATTTTACACGACACTTTAGAAGACACCGAAGCGACGTATGAAGGTTTAACGGAAGAATTTGGGAGCACGGTAGCTGATTTAGTTGCGGCAGCATCTGAAAATGACAAGAGCTTGTCATGGGAAAAAAGAAAGCAGCATACAATTGATTTATTAATAGATACATCTAAAGAAGAAATGCAGGTTATTGTTGCGGATAAATTGCATAATTTACGATCCATTCGAACCGATATTCAACAAAAAGGGGACAAGATTTGGGAGCGATTTAATCGAGGGAAAGAGGATCAGCATTGGTATTATGCAAGCATCGTGAAAGCATTAGCAGATAGAAAAGAAAACTTTACGTTAATCAGTGAACTGGAGGCGGAAGTGAATGAGGTTTTTGGTTCAACAACATAA
- a CDS encoding DUF2812 domain-containing protein, whose amino-acid sequence MKKIKRKFIQNLFINFEKEEAWLNQMCEDGLALCEITKNYYAFEPCEPGAYIYRIEFLKPDIYRNEIDSYLTFMEDVNVELIASSRRWHYFRRKSSYGEFEIYSDFDSRIEHYKRINIIWYMLSIPYLATSITQIFSISNMTKSELVLNALLFLIGILFLCLALPLTKRIKNLQKNKALVE is encoded by the coding sequence ATGAAAAAGATAAAAAGGAAGTTTATCCAAAACCTCTTTATCAACTTTGAAAAAGAAGAAGCATGGTTAAACCAAATGTGCGAAGACGGCCTCGCTCTCTGTGAAATCACCAAAAACTATTATGCGTTTGAACCTTGTGAGCCAGGAGCTTATATTTATCGAATTGAATTTCTCAAACCCGATATCTATCGAAACGAAATAGATTCCTATCTTACCTTTATGGAGGATGTAAACGTAGAGCTCATTGCCTCTTCTAGAAGATGGCATTACTTCCGAAGAAAGAGCTCCTATGGTGAATTTGAAATCTATTCTGATTTCGACTCGCGAATTGAACATTATAAACGAATAAATATTATCTGGTATATGCTTTCCATCCCTTACTTAGCGACAAGTATCACACAAATATTCTCTATATCTAACATGACAAAAAGTGAACTAGTCCTAAACGCCCTACTTTTTCTAATTGGTATCCTCTTTTTATGCTTAGCCCTTCCACTAACCAAAAGAATAAAAAATCTACAAAAGAATAAAGCGCTGGTTGAATAA
- the cspC gene encoding cold shock protein CspC, translated as MEQGTVKWFNAEKGFGFIERENGDDVFVHFSAIQSDGFKSLDEGQRVTFDVEQGARGAQAANVQKA; from the coding sequence ATGGAACAAGGTACAGTTAAATGGTTTAATGCAGAAAAAGGTTTTGGTTTCATCGAACGTGAAAATGGAGACGATGTATTCGTACACTTCTCCGCAATCCAAAGCGATGGTTTCAAATCTTTAGACGAAGGTCAAAGAGTAACATTTGACGTTGAGCAAGGTGCTCGTGGAGCTCAAGCTGCTAACGTTCAAAAAGCATAA
- a CDS encoding metal-dependent transcriptional regulator encodes MERGAYSVVSPSEERYLEEIYYQVLENGYARISHIAKSLNVGVPSASRMAGRLSSQGYLDYEPYGIINLTKKGFAIGRELERNHKVLENFFRLVKLEEALIQQEVKNIEHHISSEAVGKIKAYLEMHTKMKS; translated from the coding sequence TTGGAAAGGGGTGCGTATTCAGTGGTGTCACCTTCTGAGGAAAGATACCTGGAAGAAATTTATTATCAAGTCTTGGAAAATGGGTATGCAAGAATCTCTCATATTGCCAAATCCCTAAATGTCGGAGTTCCATCAGCATCTAGAATGGCTGGCCGCCTCTCTAGTCAAGGGTATTTAGACTACGAACCTTATGGGATTATCAATCTCACCAAAAAAGGATTTGCAATCGGAAGAGAATTGGAACGAAATCATAAAGTATTGGAGAATTTTTTCCGCCTTGTAAAACTCGAAGAAGCGCTAATTCAACAAGAGGTAAAGAACATCGAGCATCATATCAGCAGTGAAGCAGTCGGTAAAATCAAAGCGTACCTAGAGATGCATACCAAAATGAAAAGCTGA
- a CDS encoding metal ABC transporter ATP-binding protein, with translation MSNAISIQDLHVSYYGNEAVKGVSLSIDTGNLVGIIGPNGAGKSTLLKSMLNLIPLDKGNVKILGQKVKDVRKKIAYVPQRNDIDWDFPITVLDAVLIGTYPNLSIFKRPGKKEKEWAYECLQRVGMEDFSKRQIGELSGGQQQRVFLARALAQRAEIFFLDEPFVGVDVTSEETIVKILKELCWQGKTVMVVHHDLSKATSYFNKLILLNKELISYGSTTEVFQSTVIEKAYQGQFAFLTEMGV, from the coding sequence ATGAGTAATGCTATTTCTATCCAAGATTTGCATGTCTCTTATTATGGAAATGAAGCGGTAAAAGGGGTCAGCTTGTCGATAGATACTGGTAATCTAGTAGGAATTATCGGGCCGAATGGAGCAGGTAAGTCAACATTATTAAAATCAATGTTGAACCTCATTCCATTGGATAAAGGAAATGTAAAGATCCTGGGCCAAAAAGTAAAGGACGTTCGTAAAAAAATCGCCTATGTTCCCCAAAGAAATGACATCGATTGGGATTTCCCGATCACTGTCTTGGATGCTGTTCTGATTGGCACTTATCCAAACTTATCCATATTTAAGCGTCCGGGGAAAAAGGAAAAAGAGTGGGCTTATGAATGTCTACAGCGTGTTGGCATGGAGGATTTCAGTAAACGCCAGATTGGGGAATTATCCGGTGGCCAACAGCAGCGTGTGTTCTTAGCAAGAGCGCTTGCTCAAAGAGCGGAAATCTTCTTTCTTGATGAACCGTTTGTCGGGGTGGATGTTACGAGTGAAGAAACCATCGTGAAGATCTTAAAAGAACTATGTTGGCAAGGGAAGACAGTGATGGTGGTGCACCATGACTTAAGTAAAGCGACAAGTTACTTTAATAAGTTGATCTTATTAAACAAAGAATTGATTAGTTATGGATCGACAACGGAGGTTTTCCAATCCACTGTCATTGAGAAAGCATACCAAGGACAATTTGCCTTCTTGACGGAAATGGGGGTTTAA
- a CDS encoding metal ABC transporter substrate-binding protein, with translation MLKKLSLFLVSVFAIMTLAACSEEKANGKEDGEGKVQVVATYSIVYDIVKNVGGDLVEIHSLAPIGSNPHEYDPLPVDVQKTTDADAVFYNGLNLEAGNSWFNKLMETADKAGKDAPVFLMSEGVDVKFLTTKGQEGEEDPHAWLDVRNGIKYAENARDGLIKVDPENKEVYEKNAEEYIAKLEELHNKAKEKFNEIPEEQRVLVTSEGAFKYFSEAYGFQAEYIWEINQENQGTPDQITRIVDIINERKITGLFLETSIDGRSMEAVSEETGVPIMGKVFTDSLAKPGEDGDSYISMMEWNIDTIFEGLTK, from the coding sequence ATGTTGAAAAAACTATCGTTATTTTTAGTTTCAGTATTTGCAATTATGACTTTAGCGGCATGCAGTGAGGAAAAAGCGAATGGTAAGGAAGACGGAGAAGGTAAAGTGCAAGTCGTGGCAACGTACTCTATCGTTTATGATATCGTGAAAAATGTTGGTGGAGATTTAGTGGAAATCCATAGCTTGGCTCCGATTGGTTCTAATCCACATGAGTACGATCCACTACCTGTAGATGTACAAAAAACAACCGATGCAGATGCGGTGTTTTATAACGGATTGAATCTTGAGGCTGGAAACTCATGGTTTAATAAGCTTATGGAAACAGCAGATAAAGCTGGAAAGGATGCACCTGTATTCCTTATGAGTGAAGGTGTAGATGTGAAATTCCTTACAACAAAAGGTCAAGAGGGAGAAGAAGACCCTCATGCATGGTTGGATGTTCGTAACGGAATTAAATATGCAGAAAATGCGCGTGATGGGTTAATTAAAGTAGACCCTGAAAATAAAGAAGTGTACGAAAAGAATGCCGAAGAATACATTGCAAAATTAGAAGAACTTCATAACAAAGCAAAAGAGAAGTTCAATGAAATCCCAGAAGAGCAACGAGTACTTGTAACAAGTGAAGGTGCCTTTAAGTACTTTAGTGAAGCATATGGATTCCAAGCAGAATATATCTGGGAAATCAACCAAGAAAATCAAGGAACTCCAGATCAAATTACAAGAATTGTGGATATCATTAATGAAAGAAAAATTACTGGCTTATTCTTAGAAACTAGTATTGATGGCCGTAGCATGGAAGCTGTATCGGAAGAAACAGGAGTACCTATCATGGGGAAAGTTTTCACCGATTCTTTAGCTAAACCAGGTGAGGATGGAGATTCCTACATTTCTATGATGGAATGGAATATCGATACCATTTTTGAAGGCTTAACGAAGTAA
- a CDS encoding transglutaminase domain-containing protein, with protein sequence MAKTNPYQRNVYALLMHIFGFVLLLEWILPLRDVTDTDNLYVFVVFLLISFSMSFLQILPILSFFVHLGFMFYFLHVLYMLEFTFLGKSWFAYLYQDIKYNMGIIWSADWGGMTGLFRSMLLFILLWLISYLVIYWILYRKQMLMFVIITITYVALLDTFTAYVGSGAIVRLIIVGLSIVGFVHMERIKEREGVYKNNRLLLGWGLPLIAFILLSATAGYLSPKAAPIWPDPVPFLTGIGNGEGGAGTGVRKIGYGENDSRLGGPFVPDDSVVFQTEQIRTHYWRVETKDIYTGKGWDSSEGEQNLLKRGLNDQVSWFTDSVKTYAVSATLKMEKTYPHINYPLGLTEVQAEGAELRVNDSTEKITTIDENGDAVKLEEYEVKYNFPRFYIEDLKAVEPGTAAESKEEFVERYTQLPDSMPGRVRDLALEITDPYPSRFDKVKAVERYFRSNEFEYETTDVAVPTGDQDYVDQFLFETMKGYCDNFSTAMVALLRSIDIPARWVKGYTEGEFVDVAENSRRIFEVTNNNAHSWVEVYFPGVGWVTYEPTSGFSNPYSFVYQSAEENVGEDGEEQTPEQPESPQTEEPERPELDPAQEEGAGGTTSSGNTFDLSLSFKSFLLFLAVVTIVGGILFLGRHKWLPYYYILRYKGKSDVFNRAYPALLRQLHAVGMPRQDGQTLREYAKYVDRHFETSDMQALTANYERVLYRGNSSEKEWEKSVELWENLIKKTSS encoded by the coding sequence ATGGCAAAAACAAATCCATATCAGCGTAACGTCTACGCGCTGCTTATGCACATATTTGGCTTTGTGCTGCTACTGGAGTGGATTCTCCCACTGCGTGATGTCACTGATACTGATAATCTCTATGTGTTTGTTGTATTCTTGCTCATTTCCTTTTCAATGTCTTTCCTGCAAATACTTCCGATTTTAAGCTTTTTCGTACATTTAGGTTTTATGTTTTATTTTCTTCATGTTTTATACATGTTGGAATTCACCTTCCTAGGGAAAAGTTGGTTTGCGTATTTGTATCAAGATATAAAGTACAACATGGGAATCATCTGGTCAGCAGACTGGGGAGGGATGACGGGTCTGTTCCGGAGCATGCTTCTCTTTATTTTACTCTGGTTGATTAGCTATCTCGTCATCTACTGGATTTTATATCGAAAGCAAATGCTAATGTTTGTAATTATCACGATTACCTATGTGGCGCTTCTTGACACTTTCACGGCTTATGTAGGCAGTGGAGCGATTGTTCGCTTAATTATTGTTGGTCTTTCCATCGTAGGGTTTGTGCATATGGAACGGATTAAAGAGCGAGAGGGTGTGTACAAAAATAACCGGTTGTTGCTTGGTTGGGGACTGCCGTTAATTGCTTTCATCCTTCTGTCTGCTACCGCTGGGTATCTCTCGCCAAAGGCTGCGCCAATTTGGCCAGATCCGGTTCCGTTTTTAACTGGCATTGGTAATGGAGAGGGTGGAGCTGGAACTGGCGTCCGCAAAATAGGCTATGGAGAAAACGACTCCCGCCTAGGAGGACCCTTTGTGCCAGATGACTCTGTGGTGTTTCAAACAGAGCAAATCCGTACTCACTACTGGCGGGTGGAAACGAAAGATATTTATACCGGTAAAGGCTGGGATTCATCAGAGGGTGAACAGAATCTATTAAAAAGAGGATTGAATGATCAAGTTTCCTGGTTTACCGATAGCGTGAAAACCTACGCAGTTTCGGCAACCCTTAAAATGGAGAAAACCTATCCACATATTAACTATCCGCTTGGTTTAACGGAAGTTCAAGCAGAGGGTGCAGAGCTTCGTGTTAATGACAGCACAGAAAAAATAACGACCATAGATGAAAATGGTGATGCTGTAAAACTTGAAGAATACGAGGTAAAGTACAATTTTCCAAGATTCTATATTGAAGATTTAAAAGCGGTAGAACCAGGTACGGCCGCAGAGAGTAAGGAAGAGTTTGTGGAGCGGTACACGCAGCTTCCAGATTCCATGCCAGGGAGAGTAAGAGACTTGGCATTAGAAATTACCGATCCCTACCCAAGTCGTTTTGATAAAGTGAAAGCGGTGGAACGCTATTTTAGAAGCAATGAATTTGAATATGAAACAACTGATGTGGCAGTTCCAACGGGCGATCAAGATTATGTTGATCAGTTTCTTTTTGAGACGATGAAGGGCTATTGCGACAATTTCTCTACGGCAATGGTTGCTCTCCTAAGGTCAATTGATATTCCAGCTCGCTGGGTGAAGGGGTATACGGAGGGTGAATTTGTTGATGTAGCAGAGAACTCCAGAAGAATTTTTGAAGTAACCAACAATAATGCCCACTCGTGGGTAGAAGTGTATTTTCCTGGAGTAGGCTGGGTCACCTACGAACCTACTAGTGGCTTTAGCAATCCATATAGCTTTGTCTATCAATCGGCAGAAGAAAATGTCGGCGAAGATGGAGAAGAACAAACCCCAGAACAACCAGAAAGTCCACAAACAGAAGAGCCTGAAAGACCAGAGCTTGATCCAGCACAAGAAGAAGGTGCAGGTGGTACCACTTCTTCTGGGAACACATTCGACTTATCACTTTCCTTCAAGTCGTTTCTTCTGTTTTTAGCAGTGGTGACTATTGTTGGAGGCATTTTGTTCCTTGGGCGTCATAAATGGCTGCCGTACTATTATATTCTTCGTTATAAAGGAAAATCCGATGTCTTTAACAGAGCGTATCCAGCGCTTTTAAGACAGCTTCATGCTGTCGGGATGCCTAGACAAGATGGCCAAACCTTGCGGGAATATGCTAAATATGTTGATCGTCATTTTGAAACAAGTGACATGCAAGCATTAACTGCCAATTATGAACGTGTCCTCTACCGCGGTAACTCCTCCGAAAAAGAGTGGGAGAAATCGGTGGAATTATGGGAAAATTTAATTAAAAAGACTTCATCTTGA
- a CDS encoding metal ABC transporter permease, translating to MAFIEAVMQYGFLQKALLTSIMVGIICGVIGCFIILRGMALMGDAISHAVLPGVAISYILGINFFFGAVFTGIITAIAIGFVSQNSRIKHDTSIGIMFTAMFAAGIIIITMLKSSTDLYHILFGNVLAVRPSDMWITLGTGLFVLTAVYLFYKELLVTSFDSTMAAAYGLPVRLIHYFLMALLTMVTVASLQTVGIVLVVAMLITPAAAAYLLTDRLWVMIFIAAGIGVISSVVGLYFSFTYNLASGATIVISATAIFALVFLFSPKHGLLWKTMKTRKKRAALM from the coding sequence ATGGCATTTATTGAAGCAGTAATGCAATATGGCTTCCTACAAAAAGCACTTCTCACTTCCATTATGGTTGGTATCATCTGTGGAGTGATTGGCTGTTTTATCATCCTAAGAGGGATGGCGTTGATGGGGGATGCTATTTCGCACGCCGTACTACCTGGTGTGGCAATCTCCTACATTCTAGGAATTAACTTTTTCTTTGGCGCTGTATTCACAGGGATTATCACAGCAATTGCCATTGGATTTGTGAGTCAAAACAGTCGTATCAAGCACGATACTTCCATTGGAATTATGTTTACGGCTATGTTTGCGGCTGGGATTATCATCATTACGATGTTAAAAAGTAGTACGGATTTATATCATATTTTATTTGGGAATGTCTTGGCAGTTCGTCCTTCTGATATGTGGATCACCCTTGGTACTGGCTTGTTCGTACTTACGGCGGTCTATCTGTTTTACAAGGAATTGTTGGTTACATCCTTTGATAGCACGATGGCAGCAGCATACGGATTGCCAGTTCGGTTGATTCATTACTTCCTGATGGCGCTCCTTACCATGGTAACAGTGGCATCACTTCAAACCGTTGGAATCGTATTGGTTGTGGCAATGTTGATTACTCCTGCAGCAGCTGCCTATCTGCTAACAGACAGGTTATGGGTGATGATTTTCATTGCAGCCGGAATTGGAGTTATCTCCTCGGTTGTAGGACTATACTTTAGCTTTACCTACAATCTGGCTTCAGGAGCAACCATCGTAATATCAGCAACAGCAATTTTTGCGTTAGTATTTTTGTTCTCGCCAAAGCATGGTTTGCTCTGGAAAACGATGAAAACAAGAAAGAAACGTGCGGCTTTGATGTAA
- a CDS encoding DUF58 domain-containing protein, which translates to MITFVYAMFQGGFVSWFLFISFLPFALYACLVLVYPLRDFHITRSINQEKFRSGDRLVGTITIERTIPVPLAYLFVEETLSDQLIFCQQTKQAKRILFPWFKKTITIQYALDRLPRGEHTLSGIRIVTGDFLGLIEKEHLMEMEHHFLVYPNYLDMTYKQHESKFDQGSTSSRMRLIRDTSMTVGVREYQPGDRFSWIDWKATARRNDIMTKEFEQQQSHDVMLFLDRTTTSSFESAVSYCAALTKAILRYGSQVGLVSVGGERSVYSLRTGEEQFAEIYYHLAKVQPDTNRSFARIIEMEIGKFQPTVTFLFVTGKLTKETVETLEKLSTRHLHLQVHVTKDNNVRLTKEELAYMEQLKRRNIAVKTIYPNKSKSEVISEVS; encoded by the coding sequence TTGATTACCTTTGTATATGCCATGTTTCAGGGTGGATTTGTAAGCTGGTTTTTGTTTATCAGCTTTCTGCCCTTTGCGCTCTATGCATGTTTGGTATTGGTATATCCTTTACGTGATTTTCATATAACACGATCTATTAATCAGGAAAAGTTTCGCTCCGGTGACCGTTTAGTTGGCACCATTACGATTGAGAGGACGATACCAGTCCCGCTTGCGTATCTTTTTGTAGAAGAAACACTATCGGATCAGCTAATTTTCTGTCAGCAAACGAAGCAAGCGAAAAGAATCCTCTTCCCATGGTTTAAGAAAACTATCACTATTCAGTATGCATTAGATCGGCTACCAAGAGGAGAGCATACGCTTTCAGGGATTCGTATCGTGACAGGAGATTTTCTCGGTTTAATCGAAAAAGAACATCTCATGGAAATGGAGCATCACTTTCTTGTGTACCCAAATTATCTAGACATGACCTACAAGCAGCATGAAAGCAAGTTTGATCAAGGCTCTACCTCCTCAAGGATGAGGCTCATTCGTGATACTTCCATGACAGTAGGGGTTCGTGAATATCAGCCGGGAGACCGTTTTTCCTGGATTGATTGGAAGGCAACAGCCCGCCGCAATGATATTATGACCAAGGAATTTGAGCAACAGCAATCGCATGATGTGATGTTGTTTTTGGACAGAACGACGACTTCTTCCTTTGAGAGTGCCGTGAGCTATTGTGCGGCTCTTACCAAAGCGATTTTGCGTTATGGCTCCCAAGTAGGGCTCGTTTCTGTCGGTGGAGAGCGTTCAGTATATTCATTGCGAACGGGAGAAGAACAGTTTGCAGAAATTTACTATCACCTTGCAAAAGTGCAGCCTGATACCAATAGAAGCTTTGCAAGAATCATAGAAATGGAGATAGGAAAATTTCAGCCAACGGTGACGTTTTTGTTTGTCACTGGCAAGCTGACAAAAGAAACAGTGGAAACGTTGGAAAAGTTGTCAACTAGGCATCTTCATTTACAGGTACATGTGACAAAGGATAATAATGTCCGTCTAACGAAGGAAGAATTAGCCTATATGGAGCAGCTGAAACGGAGAAATATTGCAGTGAAAACGATCTATCCTAATAAGTCAAAGTCAGAAGTAATAAGTGAGGTGAGCTGA
- a CDS encoding dihydrofolate reductase family protein: MTHNRKVVLFIATSLDGYIATKEESLDWLMETEGEGDNGYAEFYQTIDAVIMGKKTYDWVMNHELEEFPYKGKACYVYTRSTNVEDTEDVTFVRGEVSELIHQLQQQPGKNIWIVGGGELLHHFIKKDLVDEYIITIAPTILGGGIPLFKEDNQTTKLKLNQIKQYGDFAEIRYTKK; the protein is encoded by the coding sequence ATGACGCACAATCGAAAAGTCGTTTTATTTATCGCTACTAGCCTAGATGGATACATTGCTACAAAAGAAGAATCCTTAGATTGGCTCATGGAAACAGAAGGAGAAGGAGATAACGGTTATGCTGAGTTTTACCAAACCATCGATGCCGTTATCATGGGGAAAAAAACGTATGATTGGGTAATGAACCATGAACTTGAGGAATTTCCTTATAAGGGAAAGGCATGTTATGTATACACAAGGTCTACTAATGTTGAGGACACAGAAGATGTCACGTTTGTACGGGGCGAGGTGAGCGAGTTGATACACCAGCTGCAGCAACAACCTGGTAAAAATATCTGGATCGTTGGGGGCGGTGAGCTGCTTCATCACTTTATTAAGAAGGATTTGGTCGACGAATACATTATCACCATCGCGCCCACCATCTTAGGTGGCGGCATTCCACTCTTCAAAGAAGATAACCAAACCACCAAACTAAAACTAAACCAAATTAAACAATACGGCGACTTTGCAGAAATCCGCTACACAAAAAAATAG
- a CDS encoding MoxR family ATPase: METSQLQVKRILDNIGKVMIGKENVAELSIVALLAGGHVLLEDVPGVGKTLMVRSLAKSVGANFKRIQFTPDLLPSDVTGSSIYNPKELKFEFRPGPIMGNIVLADEINRTSPKTQAALLEGMEEGSVTVDGNTLSLGNPFFVMATQNPIEYEGTYPLPEAQLDRFLFKMNMGYPTVQEEVEILHTTEKKQPINELTSVITLEELQEMQKQVKNVHVDVTVKEYIVDMVNRTRAHQSVYLGASPRGSVALMKAAQAYAFIHGRDYVVPDDIQYLAAFVLPHRIILKSEAKFEGMTAEQVVKKVIDRTPVPVQRSMSR; encoded by the coding sequence ATGGAAACTTCGCAGCTACAGGTGAAACGAATTTTAGATAATATTGGGAAAGTCATGATTGGAAAAGAAAATGTGGCAGAGCTAAGTATTGTCGCATTACTTGCTGGGGGACATGTGCTGTTAGAGGACGTGCCTGGTGTTGGTAAAACGTTAATGGTTCGCTCACTGGCGAAATCAGTTGGTGCAAACTTTAAACGTATTCAATTTACGCCTGATTTGCTTCCTTCTGATGTAACGGGAAGCTCTATTTATAACCCGAAAGAGTTGAAGTTTGAATTTAGACCAGGGCCGATTATGGGGAACATCGTGCTTGCAGATGAAATTAACCGTACCTCACCAAAAACCCAAGCTGCATTGCTTGAGGGAATGGAAGAAGGCAGTGTGACAGTGGATGGCAATACCCTATCTCTAGGGAATCCTTTCTTTGTAATGGCCACGCAAAACCCGATTGAATATGAAGGAACCTATCCTTTGCCAGAGGCGCAGCTGGATCGTTTCTTATTTAAGATGAATATGGGATATCCAACTGTTCAAGAGGAAGTGGAAATTCTCCATACAACGGAAAAGAAACAGCCGATCAATGAGCTAACATCCGTGATTACATTAGAAGAGCTGCAGGAAATGCAAAAGCAGGTAAAAAATGTGCATGTGGACGTAACGGTAAAAGAATATATCGTGGATATGGTAAATCGAACACGTGCTCATCAGTCTGTTTATTTGGGGGCAAGTCCTCGTGGTTCTGTTGCGTTAATGAAGGCCGCCCAAGCATACGCATTTATTCACGGCAGAGATTATGTTGTTCCAGATGACATTCAGTATTTAGCGGCATTTGTCCTACCGCACCGTATAATCTTGAAGTCTGAAGCTAAATTTGAGGGAATGACCGCTGAGCAGGTTGTGAAAAAGGTGATTGACCGCACGCCAGTTCCAGTTCAAAGGTCAATGAGCAGATAA
- a CDS encoding PadR family transcriptional regulator, protein MKNSTHQALSESTYYILLSLHTPQHGYGIMQFVKQLSNNRLTLAPGTLYGAITALLDKKWIEPKEKETTDRKKVYVITALGQEALQTEIARLAELYQNGLAITKGEE, encoded by the coding sequence TTGAAAAACAGCACTCATCAAGCACTTTCAGAGTCAACCTACTACATACTTCTTTCCCTTCACACCCCACAACATGGCTATGGCATTATGCAGTTTGTGAAGCAGCTTAGTAACAACAGACTTACACTTGCCCCAGGTACACTCTATGGTGCAATTACAGCCCTTCTAGACAAGAAATGGATTGAACCTAAAGAGAAGGAAACGACTGATAGAAAAAAAGTATACGTTATTACTGCTCTTGGTCAGGAGGCACTACAAACGGAAATAGCAAGACTAGCCGAACTATACCAAAACGGGTTAGCAATAACGAAAGGTGAGGAGTAA